The following proteins are co-located in the Brachybacterium sacelli genome:
- the glpX gene encoding class II fructose-bisphosphatase: MTSAASTSTAPDRNLALELVRVTEAAAIAGARWVGAGDKNTADGAAVDAMRSFMDTVRMDGTVVIGEGEKDEAPMLFNGESVGDGTGPHVDVAVDPIDGTRLTALGYNNALSVFAVAEKGSMYDPSAVFYMEKMVVGPEAAEFVDLRLPTAQNIALVAKALGKPISQVTVCVLERPRHEPLVQEIRESGARVKFIMDGDVAGAIAAARGSGVDMLLGTGGTPEGIIAACAVKATGGMIQGRLTPIDDEERQKALDAGHDLDRVLTTSDLVTSDNCYFTATGITDGDLVRGVRYRGGRIVTESIVMRSTSGTVRLIEAEHRPEKWARWIAE; this comes from the coding sequence ATGACCAGCGCTGCCAGCACCTCGACCGCTCCCGACCGCAACCTCGCCCTCGAACTGGTGCGCGTCACCGAGGCGGCCGCCATCGCCGGGGCCCGCTGGGTCGGGGCCGGGGACAAGAACACGGCCGACGGTGCCGCCGTCGACGCCATGCGTTCCTTCATGGACACCGTGCGGATGGACGGCACCGTGGTCATCGGCGAGGGCGAGAAGGACGAGGCGCCCATGCTGTTCAACGGCGAGAGCGTCGGTGACGGCACCGGCCCTCACGTGGACGTCGCCGTCGACCCGATCGACGGCACCCGCCTGACCGCCCTCGGCTACAACAACGCCCTGTCGGTCTTCGCCGTCGCGGAGAAGGGGAGCATGTACGACCCCTCGGCCGTGTTCTACATGGAGAAGATGGTGGTGGGCCCCGAGGCGGCCGAGTTCGTCGACCTGCGCCTGCCGACCGCCCAGAACATCGCACTGGTCGCGAAGGCCCTGGGCAAGCCCATCAGCCAGGTCACCGTCTGCGTGCTCGAGCGTCCCCGCCACGAGCCGCTGGTCCAGGAGATCCGGGAGTCCGGGGCACGCGTCAAGTTCATCATGGACGGCGACGTGGCTGGGGCGATCGCCGCCGCCCGCGGATCCGGCGTGGACATGCTGCTGGGCACCGGCGGCACCCCCGAGGGCATCATCGCCGCCTGCGCGGTCAAGGCCACCGGTGGCATGATCCAGGGACGCCTGACCCCGATCGACGACGAGGAGCGGCAGAAGGCCCTCGACGCCGGCCACGACCTGGACCGGGTGCTCACGACCTCCGACCTGGTCACCTCCGACAACTGCTACTTCACCGCCACCGGGATCACGGACGGCGATCTGGTGCGCGGGGTGCGCTACCGGGGCGGGCGCATCGTCACCGAGTCGATCGTCATGCGCTCCACCTCCGGCACCGTACGGCTGATCGAGGCGGAGCATCGCCCGGAGAAGTGGGCCCGCTGGATCGCTGAGTGA
- the manA gene encoding mannose-6-phosphate isomerase, class I, which yields MLLEITNDPRPYAWGSRSKMAEFLGRCPSGEPEAELWLGAHPLCPSHIVVPDAADRHESLDALIAADPVRTLGEDRASDQLPFLMKVLAVEEPLSLQVHPDADQAARGYAVESRRGVPSTSATRTYKDPRHKPELALALEAPFETLVGLKPSARRRLMLQELITRAAHRPRAQQVLTRWARSLEGACGDRLRCLVGDLLDAGSAELVEAVTEAVESAIPIEGADPSLQDDLRALARLVTVRPGDPGILAAVLLNTLSLREDEAAYVPPGALHAHLGGLAVEVMAASDNVVRGGLTDKHVDARELERIVCADPLEDPTCRPDRSQPDVAVYRPREPDFELHLVTAPSPAAAPSTGQGREREGTVVDLRGPAIALALDGAPRLRGRTQQLELRRGRALFIAADEPALTVSGHGRVALAMAGDMRLRRG from the coding sequence ATGCTGCTGGAGATCACCAACGACCCCCGGCCGTACGCCTGGGGCTCCCGCTCGAAGATGGCGGAGTTCCTCGGCCGCTGCCCCAGCGGGGAACCCGAGGCGGAGCTCTGGCTCGGAGCGCACCCACTGTGCCCCAGCCACATCGTGGTGCCGGATGCGGCCGACCGCCATGAGAGCCTCGACGCCCTGATCGCCGCGGACCCGGTGCGCACCCTCGGTGAGGACCGGGCCTCGGACCAGCTGCCGTTCCTGATGAAGGTCCTGGCCGTCGAGGAGCCGCTGTCGCTCCAGGTCCACCCCGATGCCGACCAGGCCGCGCGAGGGTACGCGGTGGAGAGCCGCCGCGGCGTCCCGAGCACGAGCGCCACCAGGACCTACAAGGACCCGCGGCACAAGCCGGAGCTCGCCCTCGCCCTCGAGGCGCCCTTCGAGACCCTGGTGGGGCTGAAGCCGAGCGCCCGGAGACGACTGATGTTGCAGGAGCTGATCACCCGGGCCGCCCATCGCCCGCGCGCCCAGCAGGTGCTCACCCGCTGGGCCCGCTCGCTGGAGGGGGCGTGCGGGGACCGGCTGCGTTGCCTCGTGGGTGATCTCCTGGACGCCGGCAGCGCGGAGCTGGTCGAGGCCGTGACCGAGGCCGTCGAGTCGGCGATCCCGATCGAGGGTGCCGACCCGTCGCTGCAGGACGACCTCCGCGCCCTCGCGCGCCTCGTGACGGTGCGCCCCGGGGACCCCGGGATCCTCGCCGCCGTGCTCCTGAACACCCTGAGCCTGCGCGAGGACGAGGCGGCGTACGTCCCTCCGGGGGCGCTCCATGCACATCTCGGGGGACTCGCCGTCGAGGTCATGGCCGCCTCGGACAACGTCGTGCGCGGAGGGCTGACGGACAAGCACGTCGACGCGCGTGAGCTGGAGCGGATCGTCTGCGCGGATCCGCTGGAGGACCCGACCTGCCGGCCCGATCGGTCGCAGCCCGACGTCGCGGTCTACCGTCCCCGGGAACCGGACTTCGAGCTGCACCTGGTCACCGCCCCGTCACCCGCGGCCGCGCCCTCCACCGGGCAGGGACGGGAGCGGGAGGGGACCGTGGTCGATCTCCGGGGACCGGCGATCGCCCTCGCGCTCGACGGTGCCCCCCGGCTGCGGGGAAGGACGCAGCAGCTCGAGCTGCGGCGGGGCCGGGCACTGTTCATCGCGGCCGACGAGCCGGCGTTGACCGTCTCGGGTCACGGCAGGGTCGCCCTGGCGATGGCCGGGGACATGCGCCTCAGGCGCGGGTGA
- a CDS encoding putative transporter small subunit translates to MTALLTAYVLMWPVLVLGILITIAGGFAKDVKEARQEGRTVI, encoded by the coding sequence ATGACTGCTCTGCTGACCGCCTATGTGCTCATGTGGCCGGTGCTCGTGCTCGGCATCCTGATCACCATTGCCGGCGGCTTCGCCAAGGACGTCAAGGAGGCCCGCCAGGAGGGCCGCACGGTCATCTGA
- a CDS encoding Gfo/Idh/MocA family protein — translation MAQRRIGLVGYGDVSVVHVGAIGAIDGLELVGLADTDPAARERAAAETGLPTYSSVEELIDAQGPDAVHVTTPHDQHVGPSLAALERGVHVLQEKPVAHTLDEGARLVEALGSVTTPRADGGAGAAKIGICFQNRYNRASQELARLLAGGELGAVQGAWASVVWSRTADYYAAKPWRGRWESSGGGLLINQAIHTLDLVQWLIGPVERTEGLVSQKKFAGVTEVEDTADLVLHHASGITTTFYATLTAPLARPVELEIATDNAYLELRSGRGGGLTVHWADGRVDTWSDRVATAGGRAYWGVSHEELIRDFHAALDGPEPFWIGPGEAMASLQILKDAYRASSVGS, via the coding sequence ATGGCCCAGCGACGTATCGGCCTGGTCGGCTACGGGGACGTGTCCGTCGTCCACGTCGGAGCGATCGGGGCGATCGACGGCCTCGAGCTGGTCGGACTCGCCGACACCGACCCCGCCGCCCGGGAGCGGGCCGCCGCCGAGACCGGCCTGCCCACCTATTCCTCGGTCGAGGAGCTGATCGACGCCCAGGGCCCGGACGCCGTGCACGTGACCACCCCGCACGACCAGCACGTCGGCCCGTCCCTCGCCGCGCTGGAGCGCGGCGTGCACGTGCTGCAGGAGAAGCCGGTGGCCCACACCCTCGACGAGGGAGCGCGACTGGTCGAGGCCCTGGGATCGGTGACCACACCCCGGGCCGACGGCGGCGCGGGCGCCGCGAAGATCGGGATCTGCTTCCAGAACCGCTACAACCGTGCCAGCCAGGAGCTCGCGAGGCTGCTCGCCGGCGGTGAGCTCGGCGCCGTCCAGGGCGCCTGGGCCTCGGTGGTGTGGAGCCGCACCGCCGACTACTACGCGGCCAAGCCGTGGCGCGGCCGCTGGGAGAGCTCCGGCGGCGGGCTGCTGATCAACCAGGCGATCCACACCCTCGACCTGGTGCAGTGGCTGATCGGCCCCGTCGAGCGCACCGAGGGCCTGGTCTCGCAGAAGAAGTTCGCCGGCGTCACCGAGGTCGAGGACACCGCGGACCTGGTGCTCCACCACGCCTCCGGGATCACCACCACCTTCTACGCCACGCTCACCGCGCCCCTGGCACGTCCCGTCGAGCTCGAGATCGCCACCGACAACGCCTACCTCGAGCTGCGCTCCGGGCGCGGCGGCGGGCTCACAGTGCACTGGGCCGACGGGCGGGTCGACACCTGGTCCGACCGAGTCGCGACCGCGGGCGGCCGCGCCTACTGGGGCGTCTCCCACGAGGAGCTGATCCGCGACTTCCACGCCGCCCTCGACGGCCCCGAGCCGTTCTGGATCGGGCCGGGCGAGGCCATGGCCTCGCTGCAGATCCTCAAGGACGCCTATCGCGCCAGCAGCGTCGGGAGCTGA
- a CDS encoding DUF2871 domain-containing protein, producing the protein MRRLMNTAFAYILLGLASGLFYREYTKATGTVGADTQLSTLHTHLLVLGMVMFLLVLALDAIFSLSGRRSFSVFYWTYNVGLVVTVAMQAVRGILTLDGQDPTATSAAIPGIAGLGHILLTVGLVALFLALRAGVTDRLAARERDAIAV; encoded by the coding sequence ATGAGACGCCTGATGAACACCGCCTTCGCCTACATCCTCCTCGGCCTCGCCTCCGGACTCTTCTACCGGGAGTACACCAAGGCCACCGGAACCGTCGGTGCCGATACCCAGCTGAGCACGCTCCACACCCACCTGCTCGTCCTCGGCATGGTCATGTTCTTGCTGGTCCTGGCTCTGGACGCGATCTTCTCCCTCAGCGGCCGGCGCTCCTTCTCCGTCTTCTACTGGACCTACAACGTCGGTCTCGTGGTGACGGTGGCGATGCAGGCCGTGCGCGGCATCCTCACCCTCGACGGTCAGGACCCCACGGCCACCAGCGCCGCGATCCCCGGCATCGCGGGCCTCGGCCACATCCTCCTGACGGTGGGTCTGGTCGCCCTGTTCCTCGCCCTGCGGGCCGGGGTCACCGATCGCCTGGCGGCCCGCGAGCGGGATGCCATCGCGGTCTGA
- a CDS encoding sodium:solute symporter family protein produces the protein MWMSVAISRKKENADDYMTAGNKIGFGVSAASMTATWIWASSMYASVTAGYTYGVSGPIHYGLWGALMILFIYPFGKRIRKVAPKAHTLAEVMYARHGRSSQLMLAGSNVLGSVISLTSNFIAGGALIAMLSPMSFGHGIVIIAGGVLLYTLWSGFRASVLTDFAQVMAMLGAAVVIIPAVFFVVGGPSLFVEGAANGNVTPAQESFFSSDAFMNQGAPYIAAVLAYAIGNQTIAQRLFAVREDLIKPTFITATIGYGATVIGIGMLGVMALYLGIEPMNGDVNNLMPQMVGTYLPAALIALAFIMIIGSLSSTADSDLSALSSIVMTDIYGQSVGRAQADPKRMLLIGRITMIVATAAALYFATARFNILDLLVFVGALWGCLVFPVIASFYWKKITNKAFTVSVIAALVVFLPVRFALIPLVGPWALFVELLAIVGVGVVLGIMSFGFFGLRPAVIIGAIATAAVLPFGFGYLRDYETLSGSLVAYSVSFLVCYLMSVRSKQDFDFSVISRITGDFDEEDETAGSVPEGPSPAAEATDAADR, from the coding sequence ATGTGGATGTCGGTGGCGATCTCCCGCAAGAAGGAGAACGCCGACGACTACATGACGGCCGGCAACAAGATCGGCTTCGGCGTCTCCGCCGCCTCCATGACCGCGACCTGGATCTGGGCGTCCTCGATGTACGCCTCGGTGACCGCGGGCTACACGTACGGCGTCTCCGGCCCCATCCACTACGGGCTGTGGGGAGCGCTGATGATCCTGTTCATCTACCCCTTCGGCAAACGGATCCGGAAGGTCGCCCCCAAGGCGCACACCCTCGCCGAGGTCATGTACGCCCGCCACGGCCGCTCCTCCCAGCTGATGCTCGCCGGCTCCAACGTGCTCGGCTCGGTCATCTCGCTGACCTCCAACTTCATCGCCGGCGGCGCACTGATCGCGATGCTCTCCCCGATGAGCTTCGGCCACGGCATCGTCATCATCGCGGGCGGAGTGCTGCTGTACACCCTGTGGTCCGGTTTCCGCGCCTCGGTGCTGACGGACTTCGCGCAGGTCATGGCCATGCTCGGAGCAGCCGTCGTGATCATCCCGGCGGTGTTCTTCGTCGTCGGCGGACCCTCGCTGTTCGTCGAGGGCGCTGCGAACGGCAACGTCACCCCTGCGCAGGAGAGCTTCTTCTCCTCCGACGCCTTCATGAACCAGGGCGCCCCCTACATCGCTGCGGTGCTGGCCTACGCGATCGGCAACCAGACCATCGCCCAGCGCCTGTTCGCGGTGCGTGAGGACCTCATCAAGCCCACCTTCATCACCGCCACCATCGGCTACGGCGCGACGGTGATCGGCATCGGCATGCTCGGCGTGATGGCGCTGTACCTGGGCATCGAGCCCATGAACGGCGATGTCAACAACCTGATGCCGCAGATGGTCGGCACCTACCTGCCCGCCGCCCTGATAGCTCTCGCTTTCATCATGATCATCGGCTCGCTGTCCTCGACCGCGGACTCTGACTTGTCGGCGCTCAGTTCGATCGTGATGACTGACATCTACGGGCAGTCCGTGGGTCGTGCCCAGGCCGATCCCAAGAGGATGCTGCTGATCGGCCGGATCACCATGATCGTGGCCACCGCCGCGGCGCTGTACTTCGCCACCGCGAGGTTCAACATCCTCGACCTGCTGGTGTTCGTCGGCGCCCTCTGGGGCTGCCTGGTGTTCCCGGTCATCGCGTCCTTCTACTGGAAAAAGATCACCAACAAGGCGTTCACCGTCTCCGTGATCGCCGCGCTGGTGGTGTTCTTGCCGGTGCGTTTCGCCCTGATCCCGCTGGTCGGCCCCTGGGCGCTGTTCGTCGAGCTGCTCGCGATCGTCGGGGTCGGCGTGGTGCTGGGCATCATGTCCTTCGGCTTCTTCGGCCTGCGCCCCGCCGTGATTATCGGCGCGATCGCCACCGCGGCCGTGCTGCCCTTCGGCTTTGGCTACCTGCGCGACTACGAGACACTGTCCGGCTCGCTGGTCGCCTACTCGGTCTCGTTCCTGGTCTGCTACCTGATGAGCGTTCGTTCGAAGCAGGACTTCGACTTCTCGGTGATCAGCAGGATCACCGGTGACTTCGACGAGGAGGACGAGACCGCCGGTTCCGTCCCCGAAGGCCCCTCACCGGCCGCCGAGGCGACCGACGCCGCCGACCGCTGA
- a CDS encoding ATP-grasp domain-containing protein has translation MTRIGLVVTDPATFTAADPHLDAVPLLEALRRRGAEAELTVWHDPAVDWAAFDLLVIRSPWDYAERPARFEEWLDRVGTLTRVLNEPEMVRWNMDKSYLAQLEEAGVAVVPTSYHLEMPTLEAALATEGSSTPHVVVKPTVGAGARHTGLFARDSPAALELGRAILTEGGVVMLQPEVPELSEGREKALYVVDGEVTHAIAKGALLERGGGLRGGVYRESPVVLRATAREEAFAGQVLEAVCEVTGLPAPLYSRIDTVDSAEHGLVLLEAELFEPLFNLQLVPEVTEIFADAILTRA, from the coding sequence ATGACCCGCATCGGCCTCGTCGTGACGGACCCCGCGACCTTCACGGCCGCCGATCCGCATCTCGATGCCGTCCCGCTCCTGGAGGCGCTGCGGCGACGGGGCGCGGAGGCCGAGCTCACCGTCTGGCACGATCCGGCGGTGGACTGGGCCGCCTTCGACCTGCTGGTGATCCGCAGCCCCTGGGACTACGCCGAGCGGCCGGCCCGCTTCGAGGAATGGCTGGACCGGGTCGGGACGCTCACCCGGGTGCTCAACGAGCCCGAGATGGTGCGCTGGAACATGGACAAGAGCTACCTCGCCCAGCTCGAGGAGGCCGGCGTCGCTGTCGTGCCCACGAGCTACCACCTCGAGATGCCCACCCTCGAGGCCGCGCTGGCCACGGAGGGGAGCTCGACGCCGCACGTGGTGGTGAAGCCGACCGTCGGGGCCGGTGCCCGACACACCGGGCTGTTCGCCCGCGACTCCCCCGCCGCCCTCGAGCTCGGGCGCGCGATCCTCACCGAGGGCGGCGTCGTGATGCTGCAGCCCGAGGTGCCGGAGCTCTCCGAGGGCCGGGAGAAGGCGCTCTACGTGGTCGACGGGGAGGTCACGCACGCGATCGCCAAGGGCGCCCTGCTCGAGCGGGGCGGCGGCCTGCGCGGCGGGGTCTACCGCGAGTCCCCCGTGGTGCTCCGCGCCACGGCCCGTGAGGAGGCCTTCGCCGGACAGGTGCTGGAGGCGGTCTGCGAGGTCACCGGGCTGCCCGCACCGCTGTACAGCCGCATCGACACCGTTGACTCCGCCGAGCACGGCCTGGTCCTGCTGGAGGCGGAGCTGTTCGAGCCGCTGTTCAACCTGCAGCTGGTCCCCGAGGTCACCGAGATCTTCGCCGACGCGATCCTCACCCGCGCCTGA
- a CDS encoding MFS transporter has protein sequence MTTPYPSSHVPPAPSVPTRREKAGARITLTLASLAMIGPFTIDTVFPAFTRIGAEFGSDAVALQQLVSAYLAAFAIMSIFHGPLSDALGRKKVMIGGLVIYLIGMLGSVLAPTLGSLVLMRVLQGMSAGAATIVSRVVIRDMFSGSEAQRLMAQVMMIFSVAPAVAPIFGGWLLLLGDWRWVFGGVGAYALLVLVAATRLPETLPPEARNPLRVGALLGSLWHVGRSPVMLRIAAASACGFASQFVFIAGASLLVVRLLGLGEQDFWVLFVPLIIGMMSGAFVVGRAADLMDRSRLISLGFLGTLAATVLNLVLVSFAPPFTGGLSWSLLLAVTGPMLIAFTVALLFAPIQLEVLDLFPHERGAAASLGTFFGLVLNALLAGVVAPMVTASLSTLALASLGFAVLGAILWTWHVRTVRAPQDA, from the coding sequence GTGACCACGCCCTACCCCTCCTCCCACGTCCCGCCCGCCCCGTCCGTCCCCACGCGCCGTGAGAAGGCGGGAGCCCGGATCACGCTGACCCTCGCCTCGCTGGCGATGATCGGGCCGTTCACCATCGACACCGTCTTCCCGGCCTTCACGCGCATCGGTGCGGAGTTCGGCAGCGATGCGGTCGCCCTCCAGCAACTGGTCTCCGCCTACCTGGCCGCCTTCGCGATCATGTCGATCTTCCACGGCCCCCTCTCGGACGCGCTGGGCCGCAAGAAGGTCATGATCGGCGGGCTGGTGATCTACCTGATCGGCATGCTCGGCAGCGTGCTCGCCCCCACCCTCGGCAGCCTCGTCCTGATGCGCGTGCTGCAGGGGATGAGCGCCGGTGCGGCCACCATCGTCTCCCGCGTGGTCATCCGTGACATGTTCTCCGGCTCCGAGGCACAGCGTCTGATGGCGCAGGTCATGATGATCTTCTCGGTCGCCCCGGCGGTCGCGCCGATCTTCGGCGGCTGGCTGCTGCTGCTCGGGGACTGGCGCTGGGTGTTTGGCGGGGTCGGCGCCTATGCCCTGCTGGTGCTGGTCGCGGCCACGCGACTGCCGGAGACGCTCCCCCCGGAGGCCCGCAACCCCTTGCGCGTCGGGGCGCTGCTGGGGTCGCTGTGGCATGTGGGTCGCTCCCCGGTGATGCTGCGGATCGCCGCGGCGTCCGCATGCGGGTTCGCCTCCCAGTTCGTGTTCATCGCCGGCGCCTCTCTGCTGGTGGTGCGTCTGCTGGGCCTCGGGGAGCAGGACTTCTGGGTGCTGTTCGTGCCGCTGATCATCGGCATGATGTCCGGCGCCTTCGTCGTGGGCCGGGCCGCGGACCTGATGGATCGCAGCCGCCTCATCAGCCTCGGATTCCTCGGGACCCTCGCAGCGACCGTCCTGAACCTGGTGCTGGTCTCGTTCGCGCCCCCGTTTACGGGCGGGCTGAGCTGGTCGCTGCTGCTGGCGGTGACCGGGCCGATGCTCATCGCGTTCACCGTCGCACTCCTCTTCGCCCCGATCCAGCTCGAGGTGCTCGACCTGTTCCCGCACGAGCGGGGTGCGGCCGCCTCGCTGGGCACCTTCTTCGGTCTGGTGCTCAACGCCCTGCTCGCCGGAGTCGTCGCGCCGATGGTCACCGCGAGTCTGAGCACGCTCGCCCTCGCCTCGCTGGGGTTCGCGGTGCTCGGCGCGATCCTGTGGACGTGGCACGTGCGGACCGTCCGCGCCCCGCAGGATGCCTGA
- a CDS encoding aldo/keto reductase, whose amino-acid sequence MKHFALPHTDISAPNVVLGLMRIAEKSDDEIRTLVRTARDAGIDFLDHADIYGGSKHRCEERFAQALQLTPSERDQVTIQTKAGIVPEGPYFDYSYEHLIESVEGSLRALGTDRIDILLLHRPDALVEPDEVARAFDELHASGKVRSFGVSNHTPRQIDLLAKHLNQPIVANQLQLSITHSTFIAQGVAANMQGTDQAIVRDGGGILDYCRLHDITVQAWSPFQAQFFDGVFLGHPDYAELNAVIDRLAAQYDVAPEAIATAWITRHPAQMQVVLGTTTPQRVADSAEGSDIPLTRAEWYELFRAAGWIVP is encoded by the coding sequence ATGAAGCATTTCGCCCTGCCGCACACCGACATCTCCGCACCGAACGTGGTGCTGGGGCTGATGCGTATCGCCGAGAAGTCCGACGACGAGATCCGCACCCTGGTGCGCACCGCCCGGGACGCCGGCATCGACTTCCTCGACCACGCCGACATCTACGGCGGCTCGAAGCACCGCTGCGAGGAGCGCTTCGCCCAGGCCCTGCAGCTGACGCCCTCCGAGCGCGATCAGGTGACGATCCAGACCAAGGCCGGGATCGTCCCCGAGGGCCCCTACTTCGACTACTCCTACGAGCATCTCATCGAGTCCGTCGAGGGCTCGCTGCGCGCACTGGGGACCGACCGCATCGACATCCTGCTGCTGCACCGTCCCGATGCCCTGGTCGAGCCCGATGAGGTCGCCCGGGCCTTCGACGAGCTGCACGCCAGCGGCAAGGTCCGCAGCTTCGGCGTCTCCAACCACACCCCGCGCCAGATCGACCTGCTGGCCAAGCATCTGAACCAGCCGATCGTCGCCAACCAGCTGCAGCTGTCGATCACGCACTCGACCTTCATCGCGCAGGGCGTGGCCGCGAACATGCAGGGCACCGACCAGGCGATCGTGCGCGACGGCGGCGGGATCCTCGACTACTGCCGCCTGCACGACATCACCGTCCAGGCGTGGTCGCCGTTCCAGGCGCAGTTCTTCGACGGGGTCTTCCTGGGGCACCCGGACTACGCCGAGCTCAACGCGGTCATCGACCGGCTCGCCGCGCAGTACGACGTCGCCCCCGAGGCGATCGCGACCGCGTGGATCACCCGCCACCCGGCGCAGATGCAGGTCGTCCTCGGCACCACGACGCCGCAGCGGGTGGCCGATTCCGCCGAGGGCTCCGATATCCCGCTGACCCGTGCGGAGTGGTACGAGCTGTTCCGGGCCGCCGGGTGGATCGTGCCCTGA